The sequence CTTGAAAGGACGAATCCAGATTTATTCATAGCATACAATGCAAGGATCCGTGAGCGCACGGCACAACGTACGAATATCGTTTCTTGTCACACAAGTTTCATGTTTCAACTTTCCCCTCTGCGCTTTCCTGAATCTCAAACCTTGGGTGTTTTTTGTTGGCATTGTCTTTGCTTCTGTTTATAGGAAACCAAAACTTTCAAACCTCTCAGCAGCAGCAGCCAGTTATTCCCAGTAATTAGACTACTACTCTCAGATTTCCTCTCTGTTTCTATTTTTGTGCCTTTTCTGAATTTCAAACCTTCTCTTTGCAGAAGATTTCTGTCAGCAGGTTTTGAATGCTTTGGGACATATTATCAAACTACTGTCTGATGGTCATGGACTTGGTCCACATCCTTCTGCTACGGGATCCTTGAAGAGAAAGCGAGTTGGTGAGAATGAAGAGAGAGGCgaaaatgaagaaggagagaaacTTCAAGAGAATGAGAGAGGTGGCAATGAAGAAGCAGAGAAGCagaaggagaaagaggaagGTGTCAATGAAGGACTGCAGAAGAAAGAGGAAGGTAACTGTGAAGAACTGCAGAAGAAAGAGGAAGGTGAAAATTAATAAGCAGAGAAACTGCATGATCAGAAAAGGGTCACAATAAACGCATGGACAGTTCTTATATTAgcgtagttttttttatttacagaacATTGCAGAGGAAACATACATGTTGGCATGATTGCTTACTTTCTTATTGTAATCATAGACACAACAGTTAGCTATTGCCAGAACATATTGCAGAGACATGttggtattattttttttttggtgtaaatgttaaattttataccaaa is a genomic window of Brassica napus cultivar Da-Ae chromosome A2, Da-Ae, whole genome shotgun sequence containing:
- the LOC111206835 gene encoding uncharacterized protein LOC111206835, whose translation is MAGLPLPLGSESQKIHERFCVIFEECIENNMSKAEILSYVHDKYLIPLHDTNRVWNHLERTNPDLFIAYNARIRERTAQRNQNFQTSQQQQPVIPKDFCQQVLNALGHIIKLLSDGHGLGPHPSATGSLKRKRVGENEERGENEEGEKLQENERGGNEEAEKQKEKEEGVNEGLQKKEEGNCEELQKKEEGEN